In Hymenobacter sublimis, a single genomic region encodes these proteins:
- a CDS encoding GNAT family N-acetyltransferase, with amino-acid sequence MLASLTLSAATETDLPDLLLLVNRAYRGDASHQGWTTEAHLLDGQRTDAEDVRELLQAPGATFLLARSPEGQLLGSVYLKAQMPDLYLGMLSVEPAQQARGLGKFLLAAAENHARQLGCTSILISVISVRDELLAWYERHGFQRTGETAAFPTDTRFGIPRQELELLLLRKPLGAE; translated from the coding sequence ATGCTTGCTTCTCTTACCCTCTCGGCCGCTACGGAAACCGATCTGCCCGACCTGCTCCTGCTGGTGAACCGCGCCTACCGCGGCGATGCCTCCCACCAGGGCTGGACCACGGAGGCCCACTTGCTGGATGGGCAGCGCACCGACGCCGAGGATGTGCGGGAGCTGCTGCAGGCGCCGGGCGCTACCTTTCTGCTGGCCCGCAGCCCCGAAGGCCAGTTGCTGGGCAGCGTATACCTAAAGGCCCAAATGCCCGACCTCTACCTGGGTATGCTCTCCGTGGAGCCGGCCCAGCAAGCCCGCGGCCTGGGCAAGTTTCTGCTGGCTGCCGCTGAAAACCACGCCCGGCAGCTGGGCTGCACCAGTATCCTGATTTCGGTGATTTCCGTGCGCGACGAGCTGCTGGCCTGGTACGAGCGCCACGGCTTCCAGCGCACCGGCGAAACCGCGGCTTTCCCCACCGATACCCGCTTCGGCATTCCGCGGCAGGAACTGGAGCTGCTCTTGCTGCGCAAGCCTCTAGGCGCAGAGTAA
- a CDS encoding DUF4279 domain-containing protein, producing the protein MRNNHVEVSLEIRDFDDISLEELSAILGMQPSKFYRKGEKTGSSAIKSPINRWLVHAYTDQKSLPDFEEQMDTLLAIVTARQEAFIALCHRYTCEIKCAVNIYFRNGESIPSVHLESRHRDLLHLLRAEFDVDIYCFSKHPPRLRG; encoded by the coding sequence GTGAGAAATAATCATGTAGAAGTAAGCTTGGAGATTCGTGACTTCGATGATATTTCACTTGAAGAACTTAGCGCTATTTTGGGTATGCAACCGAGCAAGTTTTATCGAAAAGGAGAAAAAACAGGTTCGAGCGCTATCAAGTCTCCTATAAATCGATGGCTAGTCCACGCCTACACGGACCAAAAATCATTGCCTGACTTTGAAGAACAGATGGATACGTTACTAGCAATAGTAACAGCCCGGCAAGAAGCTTTCATTGCACTCTGCCACCGATATACCTGTGAAATTAAATGTGCAGTGAATATTTATTTCCGCAATGGAGAAAGTATTCCCAGCGTCCATTTGGAAAGTCGCCACCGCGACCTGCTGCATTTGCTGCGGGCTGAATTCGATGTAGACATATATTGCTTTTCGAAGCATCCGCCTAGGCTGAGAGGATAG